A genomic window from Sphingobacterium spiritivorum includes:
- a CDS encoding TolC family protein: MNFFNTGRLALSILLTGFITVTSQAQEVLDAYVSEAFRNNIVLQQKDVSLEKAQYALKTAKSLFLPTVAFQGAYQTADGGRNIPLPLGDLLNPIYTTLNQLTQSSQFPVMENQNINFLPKNFYDAKIRTTMPIINTDLMYNKRISEQQVVLQQFEVVIYKRDLVKNIKTAYYNYQSALQAVDIYKSGLQLANEGLRVNEKLLEGGKGLPAYVLRSRSEVEQATAQLVAAEQQVLNARMYFNFLLNRNAETNIDPDTDNKAGLDKVSILLADLSQSEKREELKAIDQVVEINRTALKMNKQYAVPKLAAFVDLGSQSEGFKFNNNTRYYMLGLQLDIPIFTAGRNDIKVRQSNLDLRNAELQVDLVTQQLNLATRTAQNNLKAVYQNYQSSLKQFEAASSYQRLIEKGYKAGTNTFIETIDARNQYTSAQLLVNINRYKVLAAMADLERETAAYSIH, encoded by the coding sequence ATGAATTTTTTTAATACCGGCAGATTAGCCCTTTCTATTCTGCTGACAGGCTTTATAACAGTTACCTCACAGGCACAGGAAGTACTGGATGCCTATGTTTCGGAAGCATTCCGGAATAATATTGTCTTACAGCAAAAGGATGTATCATTAGAGAAAGCACAGTACGCTTTGAAAACGGCAAAGAGTCTTTTTCTTCCTACGGTGGCTTTTCAGGGAGCTTATCAGACTGCAGATGGCGGACGTAATATTCCTTTGCCGTTGGGCGATCTGTTGAATCCTATTTATACAACGCTTAATCAGCTTACACAATCCAGTCAGTTTCCGGTAATGGAGAATCAGAATATCAACTTCCTGCCGAAGAATTTCTACGATGCTAAGATCCGGACGACCATGCCGATTATCAATACAGATCTGATGTATAACAAACGTATTTCAGAACAACAGGTCGTACTTCAGCAATTTGAAGTGGTGATTTATAAACGGGATCTGGTCAAAAATATTAAAACGGCTTATTATAACTATCAAAGTGCATTGCAGGCTGTGGATATTTACAAATCAGGCTTACAGCTTGCGAATGAAGGGCTGCGGGTCAACGAAAAGTTACTGGAAGGCGGGAAGGGGTTGCCTGCTTATGTGCTGCGCTCCAGAAGTGAAGTCGAACAAGCTACTGCTCAACTGGTCGCTGCGGAACAACAGGTGCTGAATGCAAGGATGTATTTTAATTTTCTCTTAAACCGGAATGCGGAAACAAATATAGATCCGGATACAGATAATAAAGCAGGACTGGATAAGGTGAGTATATTGCTGGCAGATCTGTCTCAGTCTGAGAAAAGGGAAGAGCTAAAGGCTATAGATCAGGTTGTAGAGATCAACAGGACGGCTCTGAAGATGAATAAGCAGTATGCGGTGCCTAAGCTGGCTGCTTTTGTGGACTTAGGTTCTCAGTCTGAAGGATTCAAATTTAACAACAATACCCGCTACTACATGTTAGGGCTGCAACTGGATATTCCGATATTCACTGCAGGTAGAAATGATATCAAGGTCAGACAAAGTAATCTGGATCTCCGTAATGCGGAATTACAGGTCGATCTGGTAACTCAGCAGCTGAACTTAGCGACCCGGACGGCTCAGAATAATCTTAAAGCAGTCTATCAGAATTATCAGTCATCCTTAAAACAATTTGAAGCCGCATCCAGCTATCAGCGGTTGATAGAAAAAGGGTATAAAGCAGGTACAAACACATTCATCGAGACTATTGATGCCCGTAATCAATATACCTCTGCTCAATTATTAGTCAATATAAACAGGTACAAAGTGTTAGCTGCAATGGCAGATCTGGAACGCGAAACGGCCGCTTATTCAATACATTAA
- a CDS encoding TetR/AcrR family transcriptional regulator produces the protein MGIKERKEKHKEDLRQRILDAAKELFLKHGYEATSIRKIAEKIEFSPTTIYLYYKDKTDIMYALHQEGFKLLGTQFMVLQYVHEPFERLKAMGRVYMSFALNNPDFYELMFIQKEPLEFVKNNCVDEGWEEGEQSFNALIRTVEDCQSAGYFTQFDANTFALNVWSLMHGLCSLKLQGHLDHVASVKLAVAEGENVMDQTYEGFIRVLESLKR, from the coding sequence ATGGGAATAAAGGAACGAAAAGAGAAGCATAAAGAAGATCTTCGTCAGCGCATTCTGGATGCAGCGAAGGAGTTGTTTTTGAAACATGGGTATGAAGCAACTTCTATACGTAAGATAGCGGAGAAAATAGAATTTAGTCCGACTACGATCTATTTATATTATAAGGATAAGACGGATATTATGTACGCCTTACATCAGGAAGGTTTTAAATTATTAGGGACACAATTTATGGTTTTACAATACGTACATGAACCTTTTGAACGGTTGAAGGCAATGGGAAGAGTTTATATGAGCTTTGCGCTTAATAACCCCGATTTCTATGAACTGATGTTTATTCAGAAAGAGCCGCTGGAATTTGTTAAAAATAATTGTGTAGACGAAGGCTGGGAAGAGGGTGAGCAATCATTTAATGCTCTGATACGCACAGTAGAAGATTGTCAGTCTGCAGGATATTTTACACAATTTGATGCCAATACATTTGCGCTGAATGTATGGTCACTCATGCATGGTTTGTGCAGCCTCAAATTGCAGGGGCATCTGGATCATGTTGCATCGGTCAAGCTGGCCGTAGCAGAAGGAGAGAATGTAATGGACCAGACGTATGAAGGATTTATCAGGGTGCTGGAAAGTCTGAAACGTTAA
- a CDS encoding endonuclease/exonuclease/phosphatase family protein, with protein MTIFLYILSVLWILMTFIPLIRHDYWTFRVFEYPRLQKLVLSAATFVSVIILCPSTTFRNILLAGLGLTILYLLKQILPFTPFSAKQVLKVKDNRPEQDLKIMISNVYEDNNNYDGCIGVINDTDADIVLLLETSHAWEKALRSIDKKYPYSVKEPIDNTYGMLLFSKFELRDAEVKYLVEDDIPSIHTKIVLQNGQEVQIYALHPTPPVPNENPRSTERDKELLLVADMARKSRLPVIVCGDLNDVAWSYTTELFLKMSQLLDPRRGRFFMNTFHAHYPILRFPLDHIFCSTDFKLVCMKRLHNYDSDHFPIFTHLQFENSAKYQQEAMEVDQEDIEMAQEKKEKC; from the coding sequence ATGACTATTTTTCTATATATCTTATCCGTACTGTGGATACTTATGACCTTTATCCCCCTTATCCGTCATGACTACTGGACATTCCGGGTTTTCGAGTATCCCCGCCTTCAAAAACTGGTATTGTCCGCAGCCACATTTGTGTCCGTGATCATATTATGCCCTTCAACAACATTTAGAAATATTCTACTGGCAGGATTAGGATTGACGATACTCTATCTGCTAAAACAGATTTTGCCTTTTACTCCGTTTTCAGCAAAACAGGTATTGAAGGTAAAAGACAACAGACCGGAGCAGGATCTTAAGATTATGATTTCAAATGTATATGAAGATAACAACAACTATGATGGTTGTATAGGTGTGATTAATGATACAGATGCGGATATAGTATTGCTGCTGGAAACCAGCCATGCCTGGGAAAAAGCGTTGCGCAGTATAGACAAAAAGTATCCGTACAGCGTCAAAGAGCCGATAGATAACACCTACGGAATGCTCTTGTTTTCAAAATTCGAATTAAGGGATGCTGAAGTAAAATATCTGGTAGAGGATGATATACCGTCTATACACACGAAGATCGTTTTGCAAAACGGACAGGAAGTACAAATCTATGCCTTACACCCTACTCCGCCCGTACCGAATGAAAATCCAAGATCGACAGAACGGGACAAAGAACTACTGTTAGTTGCTGATATGGCACGCAAATCCAGATTGCCGGTCATCGTATGCGGAGACCTGAATGATGTAGCATGGAGCTACACGACAGAGCTGTTCTTAAAGATGAGTCAGTTATTAGACCCCCGAAGAGGTCGTTTCTTCATGAATACATTCCATGCCCATTATCCGATTCTGCGTTTCCCGCTGGATCATATCTTCTGCAGTACGGATTTCAAATTAGTATGTATGAAGAGACTGCATAACTACGATTCAGATCACTTTCCGATATTCACGCATCTTCAGTTTGAAAATTCAGCAAAATATCAGCAGGAAGCAATGGAAGTTGATCAGGAAGATATAGAGATGGCTCAGGAGAAAAAAGAAAAGTGCTGA